From Arctopsyche grandis isolate Sample6627 chromosome 12, ASM5162203v2, whole genome shotgun sequence, one genomic window encodes:
- the Ufd4 gene encoding ubiquitin fusion-degradation 4-like isoform X1 codes for MSDVDPETLLEWLCTGQGEERDMQLIALEQLCMLLLMSDNVDRCFESCPPRTFLPALCKILLDECAPDNVLEVTARAITYYLDISAECTRRIVAIDGAVKAICSRLLTVELDNRTSRDLAEQCIKVLELVCTREAGAVWEGGGLPCVLAFITEHGSRIHKDTLHSAMAVVSRVCGKMEPGDPALSGSVEALSILLRHSDARVADGALRCFASLADRFARRQQDPAPLAQHGLIEELVRRLGACGGTLENSEEPLSSHAHTSVSTTVSLLSTLCRGSQQITHNLVRLELCTALERAVSADERWCLECMRLVDLLLVLLCEGRHAIQRASGGGTLGVSSLTTCRRSESNNSDKSHRQLIDCIRSKDTDALIDAIQSGNVDVNFMDDVGQTLLNWAAAFGTHEMVEFLCEKGADVNKGQRSSSLHYAACFGRPAVAKVLLRHGANADLRDEDGKTPLDKARERHDQGHREVAAILQCPGEWLIVGNTVNAETEIEITLQGDKEMAPVYLSRLLPVFCGRYLGSVVPGVKRACLSLVRKMVHYCPASLLVSLSEPSAAASLTQLIASVLDNEEDEDGQLAALSIAEELMQKASDIYLEQFARLGVFCKVQQLTMAGENDKSANQSNSSGDIQLAPAAEPSIEQQVDQNTTDTEMDAQELVLGRAYWWRDWSLCRGRDCLYLWSDSAALELSNGSNGWFRFILDGKLATMYSSGSPEHQTDNTENRGEFVEKLQRARAGVKNVNPQPILSHPGSTKLVVGNWSLISKREHELQIHNSDGQQQTTLLREDLPGFIFESNRGTKHSFTAETSLGPEIGGSWGCNNNRKAPVAGTKSGRPRGRIEALRAQVANRARMLYDAYFGRAQKEPRGAVAELAILVESLNNVIHMQVNHESKWRSSLLEALGALGKLLESDGLLSAYELHSSGLVPALQCILYPQSHDGVTTIEAEQLCSDRISVVKEWAEGGDITLLVRHLIAILESVERLPVIAYDAPPAAPGLQILTRRLRFRLERASGESCLLDRSGRTLRTEPLVTIRQLEKFLLKAVARQWHDLERSSFQYLKMLRKNVPVTFTYKHDFDDNGIIYYIGSNGGTCEWVNPGSHGLVTVSCFDGSSLPYGRPEDILSRDAQPLNCHTSDDKRAWFNIDLGLWIIPSAYTLRHARGYGRSALRTWLFQVSKDGLSWVTLLSHFDERVLSEPGSTNTWHIDCQVEGHVSGYRYIRIHQNGKNASGQTHYLSLSGFEIYGQVIGVCDDLKTVALVAKDLSSVNTPAVGGTTKEIECRARRERRHLRGQFRSMGPGARVVRGLDWKWREQDGQPPTEGTVCGDMHNGWIDVRWDTGLRNSYRMGAEGKYDLKLASSSGREERDSAGSPAPPSSVPTARPNRHLNTRKSLSTPSLPDATDNQVSVASTDQAASADNLSAKQAAEVIAEVALPHPPPNTVDLSTINNSTHHINTDLATIVESLTLGEVMVMKSRGNSLRRHQSCTDAPPPPPPLAVTTITNITKPYPAKDPHMSLNVDISDKTSTGEAVRNNTNSILSGELPSALLVNLRTTPQLHISCENHIVEECCEKKDSPRSSGTNSMSVSEPNLTGRGGGGGGREPNRTDEPQGLLETFAALALRRNPTNPSQQPSNNIQQSNNPTSHFFPRFTNMGPNTVSSLVRLALSTNFPGGLLSAAQSYPSLSSGPPGAPGAPSAAPAVSGCLGQALTMSLTSTSSDSEQVSLEDFLESCRAPTLLPAGYEDEDEGEDGIDDNNEDDPHYQEGHPLVMVSRNLLSLMEEDALEAAARGNNGGSDIGNTSSTKRRSWDDDFILKRQFSALIPAFDPRPGRTNVNQTTDLEVPPPGVDIMLSMNTGGNREPAAPTTTAGVRGLRLWLSTGNGGSPLLLWEHSDWTIFRAVQTLQLGKTTTAPRLERHKRLFDNTYVIIYKEAENVENTNVPIPGIDEDDEPTTLTEEIDTMTNKNCIGGSECAVWETVSVLRILRTVAPQSILPIDTFLSKKLTGKLQQQLQDALTLATHAEPNWCSQLMDWCPFLFPFETRQLFFGCTAFGVSRTIVWLQAQRDQAVDRQRGPSVLSPRRAEIEAQEFRVGRLRHERVRVPRNPNLLDWAKQVMTMHCGRKSVLEVEFTGEEGTGLGPTLEFYALVAGELQRKDIGMWQCEDSLQNMEAHHIYDFAGDVKPIGYYVIHPNGLYPAPVPQNSPLCDKLCKYFCFLGVFLAKVLQDGRLVDLPLSRSFLKLMCGGGNSEIGGSENCSCVPFLPMFPRTPWYRQVLNVDDLVDIDPIRHKFLLELESVCVERDSILKDDDLSSEEKEEKLSLLGVHGMLIKDLSLTMTYTPASVIHEYSHVPLCDNGENIEVTISNLDQYIRLTREWILWHGIARQLEAFNCGFASVFPPRRLRAFNPDELRLMICGQQVPHWTREDLLNYTEPKLGYNRDSAGFLRLVDVLVEMEPNERKAFLQFATGCSSLPPGGLANLHPRLTVVRKVDAGEGSYPSVNTCVHYLKLPEYSSKEILRQRLLDATNEKGFHLN; via the exons ATGTCTGACGTAGATCCGGAAACTTTATTAGAATGGCTTTGCACTGGCCAGGGGGAGGAAAGAGATATGCAGTTGATTGCTTTAGAACAACTGTGTATGCTTCTGCTTATGTCCGATAATGTAGATCGGTGCTTTGAAAG TTGTCCACCAAGAACATTTCTACCCGCTTTATGCAAAATTCTTTTAGATGAATGTGCTCCCGATAACGTATTAGAAGTTACAGCAAGAGCCATTACATATTATCTAGATATTTCTG CCGAATGTACTAGACGCATTGTTGCCATCGATGGAGCAGTCAAAGCAATATGCAGTCGCTTGCTTACAGTTGAACTGGATAATAGAACCAGTAGAGATCTTGCAGAACAATGCATTAAA gtATTAGAACTGGTTTGCACCAGAGAAGCTGGAGCTGTATGGGAAGGTGGTGGCTTACCTTGCGTTTTAGCTTTTATCACAGAACATGGATCTCGCATTCACAAAGACACACTACATTCAGCCATGGCTGTGGTTTCTag AGTTTGTGGCAAAATGGAACCAGGCGATCCTGCTTTGTCTGGTAGCGTCGAAGCATTGAGCATTTTATTGCGCCATTCGGATGCCCGAGTAGCTGATGGTGCCTTGCGTTGCTTTGCTTCATTAGCTGATCGTTTTGCTCGTAGGCAACAAGATCCAGCACCTCTTGCTCAACATG GACTTATTGAAGAACTTGTACGCCGCTTAGGTGCTTGTGGAGGAACATTAGAAAATTCCGAAGAACCCTTATCATCACACGCCCACACTTCAGTGTCTACAACTGTTAGTTTACTGTCGACCCTCTGCCGTGGATCCCAACAAATTACtcac AATCTTGTAAGATTGGAACTTTGCACAGCATTAGAACGAGCTGTTAGTGCAGATGAACGTTGGTGCTTAGAATGTATGCGCCTGGTCGATCTTCTTTTAGTTCTACTTTGTGAAGGCAGACATGCAATACAAAG AGCTAGTGGAGGTGGTACATTGGGCGTAAGCTCTTTGACGACTTGTCGTCGAAGTGAAAGCAACAACAGCGATAAATCACACCGTCAATTGATAGATTGCATTAGGAGTAAGGACACCGATGCACTCATCGATGCAATTCAATCTGGCAACGTAGACGTTAATTTCATGGATGATGTAGGACAAACGCTCCTCAACTGGGCTGCAGCTTTTGGAACCCATGAAATGGTTGAATTTCTCTGTGAAAAAG GAGCTGATGTTAATAAAGGACAGCGCAGCTCTTCCTTACATTACGCCGCTTGTTTTGGACGTCCAGCAGTTGCAAAAGTGCTTCTCAGACATGGTGCAAATGCAGATTTACGTGATGAAGATGGAAAAACTCCACTAGATAAAGCCAGAGAACGACATGATCAAG GTCATAGAGAAGTTGCAGCAATTTTACAATGTCCGGGAGAATGGTTAATAGTCGGCAACACTGTAAATGCTGaaactgaaattgaaattaCTTTACAAGGCGATAAAGAAATGGCACCTGTATATTTAAG ccGCCTGTTACCAGTATTTTGTGGGCGATATTTGGGATCTGTGGTACCTGGAGTGAAACGTGCTTGTTTGAGCCTAGTTCGTAAAATGGTCCATTATTGTCCAGCTTCTTTATTGGTATCGTTGAGTGAACCTTCGGCTGCAGCATCGCTGACTCAACTTATTGCTTCTGTTTTGGATAATGAG GAAGATGAAGATGGACAATTGGCTGCATTATCTATTGCTGAAGAGTTGATGCAAAAAGCTAGCGATATTTATCTTGAACAATTTGCCCGGCTTGGTGTATTTTGCAAGGTGCAACAATTAACAATGGCCGGTGAAAATGATAAATCTGCCAATCAAAGCAATTCTTCTGGAGATATCCAACTCGCTCCAGCTGCTGAACCTTCTATAGAACAGCAAGTAGATCAAAACACTACTG ACACAGAAATGGATGCTCAAGAGCTAGTTTTGGGAAGAGCTTATTGGTGGAGAGACTGGTCATTGTGTCGTGGGCGTGATTGTCTTTATTTGTGGAGTGATTCAGCTGCGTTGGAACTCAGCAATGGTAGTAATGGATGGTTCCGTTTCATTCTCGATGGAAAACTTGCGACAATGTATAGTAGCGGTAGTCCAGAGCATCAAACAGACAATACCg AAAATCGTGGTGAATTCGTAGAAAAATTGCAAAGAGCTCGAGCTGGTGTTAAAAATGTGAATCCTCAACCGATTCTCTCCCACCCAGGATCCACTAAGCTCGTAGTTGGAAATTGGTCACTGATTTCAAAAAG AGAGCATGAACTGCAAATTCATAATTCTGATGGACAGCAGCAAACTACATTATTACGAGAAGATCTTCCTGGCTTTATTTTTGAATCAAACCGTGGAACCAAACATTCATTTACTGCCGAAACTTCACtag gACCCGAAATCGGGGGTAGTTGgggatgtaataataatagaaaagcTCCCGTTGCTGGTACTAAATCTGGGCGTCCACGTGGAAGAATTGAAGCACTTCGTGCTCAAGTTGCCAATCGAGCACGTATGCTATACGATGCATATTTTGGACGAGCACAAAAAGAACCCAGAGGTGCTGTTGCTGAACTTGCTATTTTAGTTGAAAGCTTGAACAATGTGATACACATGCAAGTAAATCATGAAA GTAAATGGCGTTCATCACTCTTGGAAGCTTTAGGCGCTCTGGGAAAATTGCTGGAAAGTGACGGATTGCTTTCTGCTTATGAACTTCATTCTTCAGGCTTAGTACCAGCTTTGCAGTGTATTCTTTATCCACAATCTCACG ATGGAGTGACAACAATTGAAGCTGAGCAGCTTTGTTCTGATAGAATTTCAGTGGTTAAAGAATGGGCTGAAGGAGGTGACATCACACTCCTGGTTCGACATTTAATCGCAATATTAGAAAGTGTGGAACGGCTTCCTGTTATCGCATATGATGCACCACCTGCCGCTCCGGGTCTACAAATACTGACACGCCGCCTCCG TTTTCGATTGGAAAGAGCATCTGGAGAAAGTTGTCTTTTAGACCGTTCAGGACGTACACTGCGAACGGAACCATTAGTTACTATACGTCAATTAGAGAAATTTTTGTTAAAAGCTGTAGCACGTCAATGGCATGATCTCGAACGTTCATCTTTCCAATATCTGAAAATGCTCAGGAAAAATGTACCTGTAACATTCACGTATAAa caTGATTTCGATGATAATGGAATTATTTACTATATTGGTTCAAATGGTGGCACTTGTGAATGGGTTAATCCTGGTAGTCATGGTTTAGTAACTGTTTCTTGTTTCGATGGGTCAAGCTTGCCGTATGGTCGACCAGAAGATATTTTATCTAGAGATGCTCAACCACTCAATTGCCATACCAGTGATGACAAACGCGCTTGGTTTAATATTGATCTTGGTTTATGGATCATACCGTCTGCCTACACTCTTCGACATGCTAGAGGCTACGGAAGATCTGCACTTCGAACTTGGCTTTTCCAA gtTTCTAAGGATGGTCTGTCTTGGGTAACATTATTAAGTCATTTCGATGAACGTGTTCTCTCCGAACCTGGATCGACGAACACTTGGCACATTGACTGTCAAGTAGAAGGACACGTTTCAGGCTACCGATATATAAGGATTCATCAAAATGGAAAAAATGCTAGTGGCCAAACGCACTACTTATCCTTAAGTGGTTTTGAAATCTATGGCCAGGTGATTGGAGTGTGTGATGACTTGAAAACGGTAGCATTAGTAGCTAAAGATCTATCTTCCGTAAACACTCCAGCAGTTGGAGGAACCACCAAAGAAATAGAATGTCGCGCTCGTCGTGAGCGTAGACATCTCCGTGGTCAATTCAGGTCAATGGGACCCGGTGCACGAGTTGTTCGTGGCTTAGATTGGAAATGGCGTGAACAAGATGGACAACCGCCCACTGAAGGAACTGTTTGTGGGGACATGCATAATGGCTGGATCGATGTTAG atgGGACACTGGCCTTCGAAATTCGTACAGAATGGGTGCTGAAGgcaaatatgatttaaaactaGCTTCAAGCAGCGGTCGAGAAGAACGTGACAGTGCCGGTAGTCCAGCACCACCGTCATCTGTACCGACCGCACGTCCGAATAGACATCTCAATACACGAAAATCTCTTTCTACGCCTAGTTTACCAGATGCAACTGATAatcaa gtTTCTGTAGCTTCTACTGACCAAGCAGCATCTGCCGATAATCTTTCTGCCAAACAAGCCGCTGAAGTTATTGCCGAAGTTGCATTACCTCATCCTCCTCCCAACACAGTAGATTTATCAACTATAAATAATTCAACtcatcacattaatacgg atTTGGCAACAATCGTTGAATCTCTAACTCTAGGCGAAGTTATGGTAATGAAAAGTCGTGGAAATTCTTTAAGACGTCATCAGAGTTGTACTGATGCTCCTCCTCCACCACCTCCATTAGCAGTTACTACCATCACAAAtatcactaaaccttacccggCTAAGGATCCACACATGTCACTGAATGTGGAT ATATCTGACAAAACTTCCACAGGCGAAGCCGTGCGAAACAATACAAACAGTATCCTTTCTGGTGAACTTCCCAGTGCTTTGCTTGTTAATTTACGCACTACTCCTCAATTACATATTTCT TGCGAAAATCACATTGTTGAAGAATGTTGTGAGAAAAAAGATTCACCACGATCATCGGGTACTAACTCTATGAGCGTTAGTGAGCCTAATCTGACAGGAAGAGGTGGCGGTGGCGGAGGACGAGAGCCAAATCGCACTGATGAACCTCAAGGACTATTAGAAACTTTTGCAGCATTAGCTTTGCGAAGAAATCCTACAAATCCTTCTCAACAGCCATCAAATAATATCCAACAATCTAACAATCCCACTTCACACTTTTTCCCAAggtttacaaatat GGGTCCAAATACTGTCTCAAGCTTAGTTCGATTGGCGCTTTCTACTAATTTCCCTGGAGGACTTCTGTCAGCTGCTCAAAGCTACCCTAGTCTATCATCAGGTCCTCCTGGTGCTCCAGGAGCACCTTCAGCAGCACCAGCTGTATCTGGATGTCTTGGACAGGCTCTCACAATGAGTTTAACATCTACTAGTAGTGATAGTGAACAA gtCTCTTTAGAAGACTTTTTAGAATCTTGTCGAGCTCCAACACTATTGCCAGCTGGTTATGAAGATGAGGATGAAGGCGAGGATGGTATAGATGACAACAATGAAGATGATCCACACTATCAAGAGGGCCATCCACTg GTTATGGTATCGCGTAATTTATTATCGCTGATGGAAGAAGATGCCTTGGAAGCTGCCGCTCGAGGAAACAATGGTGGTAGTGATATTGGCAATACTTCTAGTACTAAACGTCGTTCATGGGATGATGATTTTATTCTTAAACGACAATTTTCTGCGTTGATACCAGCATTTGACCCTCGTCCAGGACGCACAAATGTTAATCAAActactg ATCTCGAAGTACCTCCTCCAGGAGTGGACATCATGTTATCTATGAACACTGGTGGAAATCGAGAACCTGCTGCACCTACTACCACAGCAGGTGTTCGTGGACTGCGTCTATGGCTAAGTACCGGCAATGGTGGATCGCCATTACTTTTATGGGAACATTCAGATTGGACAATATTCCGAGCTGTGCAAACTTTGCAATTGGGAAAGACAACTACTGCACCACGTCTAGAAAGACATAAAAGATTatttgataatacatatgt GATAATTTATAAAGAAGCTGAAAATGTCGAAAATACCAATGTTCCTATTCCTGGCATAGATGAAGACGATGAGCCAACTACGCTGACTGAAGAAATAGACACTATGacaa ATAAAAATTGTATTGGTGGATCAGAATGTGCCGTATGGGAAACTGTGAGTGTGTTGCGTATTTTAAGAACAGTCGCACCTCAATCGATACTTCCAATTGATACGTTCCTTAGTAAAAAACTAACGGGTAAACTTCAGCAACAATTACAAGACGCTTTAACTTTGGCTACGCACGCTGAACCAAATTG GTGTTCTCAATTGATGGATTGGTGTCCATTTTTGTTTCCATTTGAAACACGTCAACTTTTCTTTGGGTGCACTGCTTTTGGTGTATCTCGTACTATCGTTTGGCTTCAAGCTCAACGAGACCAAGCTGTCGACAGACaaag AGGTCCTTCTGTACTGTCTCCACGTCGTGCTGAAATCGAAGCTCAAGAATTCCGAGTGGGTCGGTTGAGACATGAACGTGTGCGTGTACCACGTAATCCAAATCTTCTTGATTGGGCTAAGCAA GTGATGACAATGCATTGTGGAAGAAAGTCTGTGTTAGAAGTAGAATTCACCGGAGAAGAAGGAACGGGGTTAGGTCCAACTTTGGAGTTCTATGCTTTAGTTGCGGGAGAATTGCAACGAAAAGATATCGGTATGTGGCAGTGTGAAGACTCTTTACAGAATATGGAAGCTCATCACATTTATGATTTTGCTGGAG aTGTTAAGCCTATTGGATATTATGTCATCCATCCCAATGGACTTTACCCGGCTCCTGTTCCTCAGAATTCGCCTTTGTGTGATAAACTTTGCAAGTATTTCTGCTTCTTGGGAGTTTTCTTGGCTAAG gtGTTGCAAGATGGAAGATTGGTTGATTTGCCACTGTCTCGATCGTTCTTAAAATTAATGTGTGGTGGTGGTAATTCAGAAATCGGCGGAAGTGAAAACTGTAGCTGTGTCCCATTCCTCCCAATGTTCCCGCGTACTCCTTGGTATCGTCAAGTTCTGAATGTGGATGATTTGGTCGATATCGATCCCATCAGGCACAA ATTTCTTTTGGAACTTGAATCTGTTTGTGTAGAAAGGGACTCTATACTGAAAGATGACGATTTGTCTTCCGAAGAAAAGGAAGAAAAACTTTCCCTATTGGGTGTTCATGGAATGCTAATTAAAGATTTATCGCTTACCATGACTTACACCCCCGCTTCTGTGATACATGAATATTCACACGTCCCGTTGTGTGATAATGGTGAAAATATTGAG GTTACGATATCAAATTTAGACCAATATATTCGTTTGACGAGAGAATGGATTTTGTGGCACGGTATTGCGAGACAATTGGAAGCTTTTAATTGTGGATTTGCCTCCGTATTTCCTCCACGCCGATTGCGTGCTTTTAATCCCGATGAACTACGACTCATGATCTGTGGGCAACAAGTACCTCATTGGACGCGTGAAGATTTACTTAATTATACAGAACCAAAACTCGGATACAATCGAGATAG TGCTGGTTTCTTACGTTTAGTCGATGTATTAGTAGAAATGGAACCAAATGAAAGGAAAGCGTTCTTACAATTTGCAACTGGATGTTCGAGCTTACCTCCGGGTGGATTGGCTAATTTACATCCTCGATTAACTGTAGTTCGaaag GTTGATGCTGGAGAAGGTTCATATCCGTCAGTGAATACATGCGTACATTATCTAAAATTACCCGAATATTCATCCAAAGAAATTCTTCGTCAGAGACTCCTCGATGCAACTAACGAAAAAGGCTTTCACCTAAATTAA